Proteins co-encoded in one Dyella japonica A8 genomic window:
- a CDS encoding putative bifunctional diguanylate cyclase/phosphodiesterase, with protein MAATVQATPTTLRVVSDNNYPPYLFIGPDHQPRGYLVDEWKLWEEKTGIHVELVPTNWANAQQMLRDGKADVIELMFRTPEREALYDYSEPYAKVTVGIYVDATISGIDDVDGLHGFEVGVERGDACSEHLRQHGITALKQYSGYTEMIDAVRRRDVRILCMDDYPANYYLYKTGQGTGFNRAFEFYTGEFHRAVLKGHGDTLAVVAEGMKLITGEERDALQRKWMGRPVSYTPYTQIFAYALLLVVIAGMALSVWVFTLRRAVERRTRDLGFLAYHDALTRLPNRALLTDRIDHAIKQGEGARLALFLIGLDHFKRVNESVGHEVGDELIKAMAERLSGIEQAHTVARIGADAFAVTLLGTLDTTTITAAAERMLRLVAKGFAWGDRNIFVSASIGIGIYPGDGSDGASLLRHADAALGQAKREGRARFRFYSASLSSEAQGLLDLGEGLRAALQRDEFVLLYQPQVELRTGKVVGVEALLRWRRDETHVVMPDRFIPYAEETGFISAIGDWVLQEACHRAAHWLRRGWPELRMAVNLSPRQFGSADLYEHVSDALGASGLPPHLLELEITEGSLLQHGTAVSAMLSRLRDLGLSFAIDDFGMGYSSLAYLNRFPIQVLKIDRSFMSGLPDDPKAVSLVSTIVAMGRNMNMRVLAEGVEKLTQWNFLRDVGCDCAQGWYIGPPMTAAEFEEWMALGPSFPPGDGR; from the coding sequence ATGGCGGCGACCGTACAGGCGACGCCGACCACGTTGCGCGTGGTCAGCGACAACAACTACCCGCCGTATCTTTTCATTGGCCCCGACCATCAGCCGCGTGGCTACCTGGTGGACGAATGGAAGCTGTGGGAAGAGAAAACCGGTATCCACGTGGAGCTGGTGCCCACCAACTGGGCCAATGCCCAGCAGATGCTGCGCGATGGCAAGGCCGACGTGATCGAGCTGATGTTCCGCACGCCCGAGCGGGAAGCCCTGTATGACTACTCCGAGCCCTACGCCAAGGTCACCGTGGGCATCTATGTCGATGCCACCATCTCCGGCATCGACGACGTGGATGGCCTGCACGGTTTCGAAGTGGGCGTGGAGCGCGGCGACGCCTGCAGCGAACACCTCAGGCAGCACGGCATCACGGCGCTCAAGCAGTACAGCGGCTATACCGAAATGATCGACGCGGTGCGCCGCCGCGACGTGCGCATCCTGTGCATGGACGATTACCCCGCAAACTATTACCTCTACAAGACCGGTCAGGGCACCGGCTTCAATCGTGCCTTTGAGTTCTATACCGGCGAATTCCATCGCGCCGTGCTCAAGGGCCATGGCGACACGCTGGCCGTGGTGGCCGAAGGCATGAAGCTCATCACCGGTGAAGAGCGCGACGCGCTGCAGCGCAAATGGATGGGGCGCCCGGTGAGCTACACGCCCTACACGCAGATCTTCGCTTACGCCCTGCTGCTCGTGGTCATCGCGGGTATGGCGCTGAGCGTGTGGGTGTTCACTCTGCGGCGCGCCGTTGAGCGACGCACCAGGGATCTTGGTTTTCTTGCCTACCACGATGCGCTGACGCGGCTGCCCAATCGTGCCTTGCTGACGGACCGCATCGACCATGCGATCAAGCAGGGGGAGGGCGCGCGGCTGGCGTTGTTCCTGATCGGGCTGGATCACTTCAAGCGCGTGAACGAAAGCGTTGGCCATGAGGTAGGCGACGAGCTGATCAAGGCGATGGCCGAGCGTCTTTCCGGCATCGAGCAGGCGCATACCGTGGCGCGCATCGGCGCGGACGCGTTCGCCGTCACCCTGCTTGGCACGCTCGACACCACCACCATCACGGCTGCCGCCGAGCGCATGCTGCGGCTGGTCGCCAAGGGTTTCGCATGGGGTGACCGAAACATTTTCGTCAGTGCCAGCATCGGCATCGGCATCTACCCCGGCGACGGTAGCGACGGCGCGTCACTGCTGCGCCATGCCGACGCGGCACTGGGGCAAGCCAAGCGGGAAGGGCGCGCGCGCTTCCGCTTCTACAGCGCTTCCCTGAGCAGCGAGGCCCAGGGCCTGCTCGATCTGGGCGAAGGCCTGCGTGCAGCGCTGCAGCGCGATGAGTTCGTGTTGCTCTACCAGCCGCAGGTGGAACTGCGCACGGGCAAGGTGGTGGGCGTGGAAGCACTGCTGCGCTGGCGGCGTGACGAAACCCACGTGGTGATGCCGGACCGCTTCATTCCCTACGCTGAGGAAACCGGCTTCATCAGTGCCATCGGCGACTGGGTGCTGCAGGAAGCCTGTCATCGCGCGGCGCATTGGCTGCGGCGCGGATGGCCGGAGCTGCGCATGGCGGTGAACCTGTCGCCACGGCAGTTCGGCAGCGCCGACCTGTACGAGCATGTGTCCGATGCCCTGGGGGCGTCCGGCCTGCCGCCGCACTTGCTCGAGCTGGAGATCACCGAGGGCAGCCTGCTGCAACACGGGACAGCGGTGTCCGCCATGCTGTCGCGGCTGCGCGATCTGGGCCTGAGTTTTGCCATCGACGATTTCGGCATGGGCTATTCGTCGCTGGCCTACCTCAACCGCTTTCCCATACAGGTGCTCAAGATCGACCGGAGCTTCATGAGCGGCTTGCCGGACGACCCCAAGGCCGTCAGCCTTGTCTCGACCATCGTGGCCATGGGACGCAACATGAACATGCGTGTGCTGGCGGAGGGCGTGGAAAAGCTCACGCAGTGGAATTTCCTGCGTGACGTGGGCTGCGATTGCGCGCAAGGCTGGTATATCGGCCCGCCCATGACGGCCGCGGAATTCGAGGAGTGGATGGCGCTGGGCCCGTCTTTTCCGCCAGGCGATGGTCGATGA